The following are encoded together in the Arcticibacterium luteifluviistationis genome:
- a CDS encoding acyl-CoA thioesterase, with product MPKPKNVSESLAINSQMIMPNDTNTLGNLMGGNLMRMVDIAGAISAQRHSNRIVVTASIDNVSFENKVPLGDVITLEAKVTRAFNTSMEVMVKVYSENIPAGTRIQTNTAFLTFVAVDQSGRPIEIAEAIPETKEEKELFAAALRRRQLRLVLGGRMKPEEANELKAIFGL from the coding sequence ATGCCAAAACCAAAGAACGTTTCTGAATCATTAGCCATTAACTCTCAAATGATAATGCCAAATGACACCAACACATTAGGGAACCTGATGGGTGGGAATTTGATGAGAATGGTGGACATAGCAGGTGCTATTTCTGCTCAAAGACATTCAAACAGAATTGTGGTAACAGCATCTATTGACAATGTTTCTTTTGAAAACAAAGTACCCTTGGGCGACGTAATTACGCTAGAGGCGAAAGTCACCAGAGCCTTCAATACTTCTATGGAGGTTATGGTTAAGGTATATTCTGAGAATATTCCGGCAGGCACAAGAATTCAAACGAATACTGCTTTTCTGACCTTCGTGGCTGTAGACCAATCTGGAAGACCTATAGAAATAGCGGAAGCAATTCCAGAAACAAAGGAAGAAAAAGAGTTATTTGCGGCTGCATTAAGAAGAAGGCAATTAAGATTAGTTTTAGGTGGGAGAATGAAACCTGAAGAAGCAAATGAATTAAAGGCTATTTTTGGATTGTAA